In Streptomyces sp. SID8374, one genomic interval encodes:
- the def gene encoding peptide deformylase gives MRNRPIPGSSGLIREMSLLGDPLLHRACEDVTEFGPSLARLVEDMFATMYAAQGVGLAANQIGVPLKVFVYDCPDDDDVRHLGHVVNPELVEADGLTVRGPEGCLSLPGLEAGTERFDHAVVEGFTMTGEPVRIAGTGWFARCLQHECDHLEGMVYTDRLTGLRRSRALRAARRAPWARKDAL, from the coding sequence ATGCGAAACCGCCCGATCCCCGGCAGTTCCGGACTCATCCGTGAGATGAGTCTGCTCGGCGACCCGTTGCTCCACCGTGCCTGTGAGGACGTGACGGAGTTCGGCCCGTCGCTCGCGAGGCTGGTCGAGGACATGTTCGCCACGATGTACGCCGCGCAGGGTGTCGGGCTCGCCGCCAACCAGATCGGCGTCCCGCTCAAAGTGTTCGTCTACGACTGCCCGGACGACGACGACGTCCGTCATCTGGGACACGTCGTCAACCCCGAACTGGTCGAGGCGGACGGACTCACCGTACGCGGACCGGAGGGCTGTCTGTCACTTCCGGGCCTGGAAGCGGGCACGGAACGCTTCGACCACGCGGTGGTCGAGGGCTTCACGATGACGGGCGAGCCGGTGCGGATCGCGGGGACGGGGTGGTTCGCCCGCTGCCTCCAGCACGAGTGCGACCACCTGGAGGGCATGGTCTACACCGACCGGCTGACCGGGCTGCGGCGCTCCCGCGCGCTGCGTGCGGCGCGGCGGGCGCCGTGGGCCCGCAAGGACGCCCTCTAG
- a CDS encoding MurT ligase domain-containing protein: MAGNTEPLSPRAKLAVTAGKAAAAVSRAAGRGSGSVIGGRVALKLDPDLLGRLAQHLDVILVSATNGKTTTTRLIAEALRAAGPVVSNALGANMPAGITSALAGGSDAKFGVIEVDEKYLAGVARDTTPKAIALLNLSRDQLDRAAETRMMAEHWREGLSGSKAVIIANADDPLVVWAASSSANVVWVAAGQAWKDDAWSCPSCGGVMQRPGDDWFCGQCGFRRPAPSWALNGDYVLDPHGSAWPIHLQLPGRANKANATSSAAVAAVFGVPPQVALERMYQVQAVAGRYDVVTFQNRELRLLLAKNPAGWLETFSLIDPPPTPVILSVNARGADGTDTSWLWDVDYTQLAGHPIFVLGDRKLDLAVRLEVAGLDFRVCENLDEAVQYAPPGRIEVIANYTAFQDLRRRVGN, from the coding sequence ATGGCAGGCAACACGGAGCCGTTGTCGCCGCGGGCCAAGCTGGCCGTGACGGCGGGCAAGGCCGCGGCGGCGGTGTCACGCGCCGCGGGGCGGGGCAGCGGATCGGTGATCGGCGGCCGGGTGGCGCTCAAACTCGACCCCGACCTGCTGGGGCGGCTGGCGCAGCACCTGGACGTGATCCTCGTGTCGGCGACGAACGGCAAGACGACGACCACCCGGCTGATCGCCGAGGCGCTGCGGGCCGCTGGGCCCGTCGTGTCGAACGCGCTCGGCGCGAACATGCCCGCGGGCATCACCTCGGCGCTGGCCGGCGGCTCGGACGCCAAGTTCGGCGTGATCGAGGTCGACGAGAAGTACCTGGCGGGCGTCGCCCGCGACACCACCCCCAAGGCGATCGCACTGCTCAACCTCTCCCGCGACCAGCTGGACCGCGCGGCGGAGACCCGGATGATGGCCGAGCACTGGCGCGAGGGCCTCTCCGGCTCGAAGGCCGTGATCATCGCCAACGCCGACGACCCGCTGGTCGTCTGGGCGGCCTCCTCCTCGGCGAACGTGGTGTGGGTGGCGGCCGGCCAGGCGTGGAAGGACGACGCCTGGTCCTGCCCGTCCTGCGGCGGTGTGATGCAGCGCCCCGGCGACGACTGGTTCTGCGGGCAGTGCGGCTTCCGCCGCCCCGCCCCGAGCTGGGCGCTCAACGGCGACTACGTCCTGGACCCGCACGGTTCGGCCTGGCCGATCCACCTCCAGCTGCCCGGCCGCGCCAACAAGGCGAACGCCACCAGCTCGGCCGCCGTCGCCGCCGTCTTCGGGGTGCCGCCGCAGGTCGCGCTGGAGCGGATGTACCAGGTGCAGGCGGTCGCCGGACGCTATGACGTCGTCACCTTCCAGAACCGTGAGCTGCGCCTGCTGCTGGCGAAGAACCCGGCCGGCTGGCTGGAGACGTTCTCGCTGATCGACCCGCCGCCGACGCCGGTGATCCTCTCCGTCAACGCCCGCGGCGCCGACGGCACGGACACCTCGTGGCTCTGGGACGTGGACTACACCCAGCTGGCCGGCCACCCGATCTTCGTGCTCGGCGACCGCAAGCTGGACCTCGCGGTCCGCCTCGAAGTCGCCGGTCTCGACTTCCGGGTCTGCGAGAACCTCGACGAGGCCGTGCAGTACGCCCCGCCCGGCCGTATCGAGGTCATCGCCAACTACACCGCCTTCCAGGATCTGCGCCGTCGTGTCGGCAACTGA
- a CDS encoding TetR family transcriptional regulator, translated as METARGAERQRTAAEARRRELLEAADRVVLRDGPQASMNAIAAEAGITKPILYRHFGDKGGLYRALAKRHTDALLSALRAALDAPAERRARVEATLDTYLAAIEARPQVYRFLMHPSDDSATSAEAALSTEQGFDVGRHSAPLLRRLGEELGQVIVERVDLGPDGEQMARIWGHGIVGMMHAAGDWWLADRPCSRERLVRSLADLLWGRLAEAGDRDVKGGPGF; from the coding sequence ATGGAGACCGCACGCGGCGCCGAGCGACAGCGGACGGCGGCCGAGGCCCGCCGCCGCGAGCTGCTCGAAGCAGCGGACCGGGTGGTGCTCAGGGACGGCCCGCAGGCGTCGATGAACGCGATCGCCGCCGAGGCCGGGATCACCAAGCCCATCCTCTACCGGCACTTCGGGGACAAGGGCGGCCTCTACCGCGCACTGGCCAAACGCCACACCGACGCCCTGCTCAGCGCGCTGCGCGCGGCCCTGGACGCCCCCGCCGAGCGCCGCGCCCGGGTCGAGGCCACCCTGGACACCTATCTCGCCGCGATCGAGGCCCGCCCGCAGGTCTACCGCTTCCTGATGCACCCCTCCGACGACTCCGCCACCTCCGCGGAGGCCGCCCTCTCCACCGAGCAGGGCTTCGACGTCGGCCGCCACTCCGCCCCGCTGCTGCGCCGGCTCGGCGAGGAGCTGGGCCAGGTCATCGTGGAACGCGTCGACCTGGGACCGGACGGCGAGCAGATGGCCCGCATCTGGGGCCACGGCATCGTCGGCATGATGCACGCGGCGGGCGACTGGTGGCTCGCCGACCGGCCCTGCTCCCGCGAGCGGCTGGTGCGCAGCCTGGCCGACCTGCTGTGGGGGCGGCTGGCGGAGGCGGGCGACCGCGACGTCAAGGGCGGCCCGGGGTTCTAG